The following are encoded together in the Flavobacterium sp. TR2 genome:
- a CDS encoding NADPH-dependent FMN reductase, with amino-acid sequence MTSTKIKILAISGSTRNNSSNFKILKYISNHLKSEFEVEIFEDLERLPHFNPDLDTDNPPQEITSFRNKIINADGVIICTPEYVFSLPGSLKNALEWCVSTTIFSNKKTGLITASASGEMGHEQLLLVMKTLEAKFDETTQLLIQGVRGKVNAEGEIVSEQTAKALQDFVENFKNQFL; translated from the coding sequence ATGACTTCAACCAAAATAAAAATACTCGCGATATCTGGCAGCACCAGAAACAATTCTAGCAACTTCAAAATTCTGAAATACATTTCAAACCATTTAAAATCAGAATTTGAAGTTGAAATTTTCGAAGACCTAGAGCGCCTTCCTCATTTTAATCCCGATTTAGATACAGATAATCCTCCGCAAGAAATAACTTCTTTTAGAAATAAAATCATAAATGCTGATGGCGTTATCATTTGCACTCCCGAATACGTATTTAGTCTTCCGGGAAGTTTAAAAAATGCTTTAGAATGGTGCGTTTCGACAACTATTTTTTCAAATAAAAAAACGGGTCTTATTACAGCTTCCGCCTCGGGCGAAATGGGTCATGAACAATTGCTGTTGGTAATGAAAACACTCGAAGCTAAGTTTGACGAGACAACGCAGCTCCTGATTCAGGGAGTGCGCGGAAAAGTTAATGCTGAAGGAGAAATCGTTTCAGAACAAACTGCAAAAGCGCTTCAAGATTTTGTAGAAAACTTTAAGAATCAATTTTTATAA
- a CDS encoding sugar phosphate isomerase/epimerase gives MISRRNFIVTTGLATTAVLASPSFALSMNKKEIGLQLYTLREELPKDVKGTLEKVAKAGYTTVETYGFSIKDQFWGLTPQELKKILDDNGLKAVSGHYNLGSFLYDGNTAELIAAIEAAKVLKNEFLTVPWVDEPFRRSIEDCKKIVFRVNEAAKMCKKAGLKLAYHNHDFEFQKHNGATGFDVLLKETDKDLVYFELDLYWVVHSGNDPLKLFKENPGRFKMWHVKDKDRKNSDLNTEVGSGTIDFKPFFAAAKQSGMIHFFVEQENNFASNSFESIKSSCDFISKNLI, from the coding sequence ATGATTAGCAGAAGAAACTTTATCGTAACCACAGGTCTTGCCACAACAGCAGTTTTAGCATCGCCATCATTTGCACTTTCTATGAATAAAAAAGAAATTGGTTTACAGTTGTATACGCTGCGTGAGGAACTTCCTAAAGACGTAAAAGGAACATTAGAAAAAGTAGCAAAAGCAGGTTATACAACTGTTGAGACATATGGTTTTTCAATCAAAGACCAATTTTGGGGATTAACGCCTCAAGAATTAAAAAAGATTTTGGATGATAACGGACTAAAAGCTGTTAGCGGACATTATAATCTGGGAAGCTTTTTGTATGATGGAAATACGGCAGAATTAATCGCTGCGATTGAGGCTGCAAAAGTTCTTAAAAATGAATTTCTGACTGTGCCTTGGGTCGACGAACCTTTTAGAAGAAGTATAGAAGATTGTAAAAAGATAGTTTTCCGTGTAAATGAAGCGGCAAAAATGTGTAAAAAAGCAGGCTTAAAACTGGCGTATCATAACCATGATTTTGAGTTTCAAAAGCACAACGGAGCTACTGGTTTTGATGTTTTATTAAAAGAAACCGACAAAGATCTGGTTTATTTTGAATTAGATTTATACTGGGTAGTTCATTCTGGAAATGATCCTTTAAAATTATTCAAAGAAAATCCTGGACGTTTCAAAATGTGGCACGTAAAAGATAAAGATAGAAAAAACAGCGATTTGAACACAGAGGTTGGCTCTGGAACAATAGATTTTAAACCTTTTTTTGCAGCAGCAAAACAATCGGGAATGATTCATTTTTTTGTAGAACAGGAAAATAATTTTGCTTCAAACTCTTTTGAGTCTATCAAGTCGAGCTGTGATTTTATTTCGAAAAATTTAATCTAA
- a CDS encoding archaemetzincin, whose translation MKKFLLLVFVILLSCNSNKSDYFEAIAENDIKLFPPKPGDWLYSYKEKGQSFEQFLNSKHVIPTTENNIIYLQPIGKFDSLQGKQIKLVEEYLKIFFQLKVKTLDNVSNDVIPKQARRIGPDQNEQFLAGFILDSVLKKEKPHNGIGLMALTEVDLYPKPEWSFVFGLASYRDRIAVSSIYRLYDKRLKNKDFNLCLERLLKICSHEIGHMFGLHHCIDANCVMNGTNSLLETDEHTLRLCSNCQRKLNSSIKYDNKKRLVELEKYFKKNNLVTGAELMKKDFEKIKNK comes from the coding sequence ATGAAGAAATTTCTTTTGCTGGTTTTTGTAATTCTTTTGTCTTGCAATTCTAATAAAAGTGATTATTTTGAGGCTATTGCGGAAAACGATATAAAACTTTTTCCTCCAAAACCAGGTGATTGGTTGTATTCTTATAAAGAAAAGGGGCAGAGTTTTGAGCAGTTTCTTAACTCAAAACATGTAATTCCAACAACAGAAAATAATATTATTTATCTCCAGCCAATAGGGAAATTTGACTCGTTACAAGGCAAACAAATAAAATTAGTTGAAGAATATTTGAAAATATTTTTTCAGTTGAAGGTCAAAACACTTGATAATGTTTCAAATGATGTTATTCCGAAACAAGCTAGAAGAATTGGTCCAGATCAAAACGAACAATTTCTTGCGGGATTTATTTTGGATAGTGTTTTGAAGAAAGAAAAGCCTCATAATGGAATAGGATTAATGGCGTTGACCGAAGTAGATTTGTATCCAAAACCAGAATGGAGTTTTGTTTTTGGCTTGGCATCGTACAGGGATAGAATTGCGGTAAGTTCAATCTACAGGTTGTATGACAAAAGATTAAAGAATAAAGATTTTAATTTGTGTTTAGAAAGATTATTAAAAATTTGTTCTCATGAAATTGGACATATGTTTGGCTTGCATCATTGTATCGATGCTAATTGTGTGATGAATGGAACTAATAGCTTATTAGAAACAGATGAACATACGTTGAGATTGTGTTCTAATTGCCAAAGGAAATTAAATTCGAGTATAAAATACGATAATAAGAAAAGATTAGTAGAATTGGAAAAGTATTTTAAGAAAAATAATTTGGTTACGGGAGCTGAATTGATGAAAAAAGATTTTGAAAAAATTAAAAATAAATAG
- a CDS encoding cupin domain-containing protein — MSTSKEFIKGDEIEWELVGEGIKRKILAFDERVMLVNVHFEKGGIGTLHDHYHSQVTYIASGKFDVTISGVTQTLKEGDSFYIPPHAVHGVVCLETGMLTDVFSPAREDFLQY, encoded by the coding sequence ATGAGTACTAGCAAAGAATTTATAAAAGGAGACGAAATAGAGTGGGAATTAGTCGGCGAAGGAATCAAACGCAAGATTTTGGCTTTTGATGAAAGAGTGATGCTGGTAAACGTTCATTTTGAGAAAGGCGGCATAGGTACTTTGCACGATCATTACCATTCGCAAGTAACTTATATCGCAAGCGGTAAGTTTGATGTCACAATCAGCGGAGTAACGCAAACATTAAAAGAAGGAGATAGTTTTTATATTCCGCCTCACGCTGTGCATGGTGTTGTATGTTTGGAAACAGGTATGCTTACAGATGTTTTTAGTCCTGCAAGAGAAGATTTTTTACAATATTAA
- a CDS encoding MFS transporter has protein sequence MAVCTGLIVANLYYCQPLIVLIANEFKIPEESAGTITYLTQAGYAIGLFFMVPLGDKIERKRQILMTTFATVIALLIAATAKSFLVLQIASLLIGITSIVPQLILPLAASLSAPEQRGKVVGTIMSGLLVGILLSRTLSGFIGQVLGWRSMFYIASGICLLIFFVIQNKFPQNKPQFQGTYGQLIQSLFTLIKIQPVLREATAINVFSFAQFGAFWTTMVLLLSGEPFHFNSATIGLFGIVGASGALAAPLVGKLGDKGNSRIAVGYGCLLVLISFIIFYFAIESVIGIAIGIVFIDIGIQGVHISNQTRVYSLLPEARNRLNTVFMSLTFLGTAAGSAYGLLLWKMGGWPAVTIGCMALSLLSLIIYGLTYKSKKVKAQID, from the coding sequence ATGGCAGTTTGCACGGGTCTTATAGTTGCAAATCTTTATTACTGCCAGCCTTTGATTGTTTTAATTGCCAACGAATTTAAAATTCCAGAAGAGAGTGCTGGAACGATAACCTATCTTACTCAGGCGGGTTATGCGATCGGATTGTTCTTTATGGTGCCGCTTGGCGATAAAATAGAACGTAAAAGGCAAATTTTAATGACCACTTTTGCAACTGTAATTGCCCTTTTAATTGCAGCAACTGCCAAAAGTTTTCTTGTTTTACAAATCGCTTCACTGTTAATCGGAATTACGTCGATTGTACCGCAGCTTATTTTGCCATTGGCAGCTTCTTTAAGCGCCCCTGAGCAGCGAGGAAAAGTCGTGGGGACTATCATGAGCGGACTTTTAGTCGGAATTTTGCTTTCGCGAACTTTAAGCGGGTTTATTGGTCAGGTTTTGGGCTGGAGGTCCATGTTTTATATCGCATCAGGAATTTGTCTTTTGATCTTTTTTGTCATTCAAAACAAATTTCCGCAGAACAAACCACAATTTCAAGGAACATACGGACAGTTGATTCAGTCGCTGTTTACGCTTATAAAAATACAGCCAGTTTTGCGTGAAGCAACAGCAATCAATGTTTTCAGTTTTGCTCAATTTGGAGCATTTTGGACCACAATGGTATTATTGCTTTCTGGAGAACCATTCCATTTTAATAGTGCAACAATCGGTTTGTTCGGAATTGTTGGCGCGTCTGGAGCTCTGGCAGCGCCTTTGGTAGGAAAATTGGGAGACAAAGGAAACTCAAGAATTGCAGTGGGCTACGGCTGTTTATTGGTATTAATAAGTTTCATTATCTTTTATTTTGCAATTGAAAGCGTTATCGGAATTGCAATCGGAATTGTGTTTATTGATATTGGAATTCAAGGGGTTCACATTTCAAACCAAACTAGAGTTTATTCATTATTGCCAGAAGCAAGAAACAGATTGAACACCGTATTTATGTCGCTGACATTTTTAGGAACAGCGGCAGGATCTGCATACGGCTTATTATTATGGAAAATGGGAGGATGGCCAGCGGTAACAATTGGCTGCATGGCGCTATCTTTATTATCATTGATTATTTACGGACTTACATATAAATCTAAAAAAGTGAAAGCGCAAATTGATTAA
- a CDS encoding peptidylprolyl isomerase, giving the protein MENGIYAKFNTSKGSILVKLTHDLTPGTVGNFVALAEGNMENKVKPQGQKFYDGLTFHRVIADFMIQGGCPKGTGTGDPGYKFDDEFHPSLKHDRPGVLSMANSGPGSNGSQFFITHVPTPWLDNKHSVFGHVVEGQDVVDAVAQGDNLESVEIIRVGEEAQKWNAIEAFIGLKGARMKREAALKAESEAKMEQLAAGFDKTESGLRYKMIQKGEGKKAEAGKTVSVHYEGSLENGKVFDSSYPRKKPIEFKLGIGQVIEGWDEGIALLQVGDKARFVIPSDLAYGPSGAGGVIPPNAVLIFDVELMDVK; this is encoded by the coding sequence ATGGAAAACGGAATATACGCTAAATTCAATACTAGCAAAGGTTCAATTTTAGTAAAATTGACACATGATTTGACACCAGGAACTGTAGGAAACTTTGTTGCTCTTGCAGAAGGAAATATGGAAAACAAAGTGAAACCTCAAGGGCAAAAATTCTATGACGGATTAACTTTCCACAGAGTAATTGCAGATTTCATGATTCAAGGAGGTTGTCCAAAAGGAACTGGAACTGGAGATCCAGGTTACAAATTTGATGACGAATTTCACCCAAGTTTAAAACACGATCGTCCAGGAGTTTTGTCTATGGCAAACTCTGGTCCAGGAAGCAACGGTTCTCAGTTTTTCATCACTCACGTTCCAACTCCTTGGTTAGATAACAAACATAGTGTTTTTGGACACGTTGTTGAAGGGCAAGACGTTGTTGATGCTGTTGCTCAAGGTGACAATTTAGAGTCTGTTGAAATTATCAGAGTTGGAGAAGAAGCTCAAAAATGGAATGCAATTGAAGCTTTCATTGGTTTAAAAGGTGCTCGTATGAAACGTGAGGCAGCTTTAAAAGCAGAGTCTGAAGCAAAAATGGAACAATTGGCTGCTGGTTTTGATAAAACAGAAAGCGGTTTACGTTATAAAATGATTCAAAAAGGGGAAGGAAAAAAAGCGGAAGCTGGAAAAACTGTTTCTGTTCACTATGAAGGATCTTTAGAAAACGGAAAAGTATTCGATTCTTCTTACCCGCGTAAAAAACCAATCGAATTCAAATTAGGAATTGGACAAGTTATCGAAGGATGGGACGAAGGTATTGCTTTATTGCAAGTTGGAGACAAAGCTCGTTTTGTAATTCCATCTGATTTAGCTTACGGTCCATCTGGTGCAGGAGGAGTTATTCCGCCAAACGCAGTTTTAATTTTCGACGTTGAATTAATGGATGTAAAATAA
- a CDS encoding cytochrome c has translation MKTKILSLITLVLLLTACGTKKTAVASAETAPAAKEAKTVELTPELAEGKNLYENSCVKCHKLYEPKKFTKEEWAPILVSMGKKAKLNETQLASVTNYIHSQL, from the coding sequence ATGAAAACAAAGATTTTAAGCTTAATAACTTTAGTGCTGCTTTTGACAGCGTGTGGAACTAAAAAAACAGCTGTTGCATCTGCAGAAACTGCTCCTGCAGCAAAAGAAGCAAAAACAGTAGAATTAACGCCAGAATTGGCAGAAGGTAAAAATCTGTATGAAAACAGCTGTGTTAAATGCCATAAATTGTACGAGCCTAAAAAATTCACAAAAGAAGAGTGGGCACCGATTTTGGTAAGTATGGGAAAGAAAGCCAAATTGAATGAAACCCAATTAGCATCTGTTACAAATTACATTCATTCACAATTGTAA
- a CDS encoding GreA/GreB family elongation factor, with amino-acid sequence MKPTPTFSKSDYQFLRELILKSKNSTNTKEANLLSQELDRAIISKESELDSSVIRINSFVTIEDVKAKKQMKIQIVLPSAADVKQSKISILAPLSVAIIGFKENDEVDWELPAGIKTLKVIAVDNSAVHHS; translated from the coding sequence ATGAAACCAACACCCACTTTCTCTAAATCAGACTATCAATTTCTAAGAGAATTAATTTTAAAAAGTAAAAACTCAACAAATACTAAAGAAGCCAATCTGCTTTCGCAAGAATTAGATCGTGCAATAATAAGTAAAGAAAGCGAACTTGACAGTTCGGTAATCCGAATAAACTCATTTGTAACGATAGAAGATGTAAAAGCCAAGAAACAAATGAAAATTCAAATCGTTTTACCTTCTGCAGCAGACGTGAAACAATCTAAAATCTCCATTTTAGCGCCTTTAAGTGTTGCCATTATCGGTTTTAAAGAAAATGATGAAGTAGATTGGGAATTGCCAGCTGGCATCAAAACTTTAAAAGTAATAGCTGTAGACAACTCTGCTGTACATCATTCTTAA